Proteins encoded by one window of Haematobia irritans isolate KBUSLIRL chromosome 2, ASM5000362v1, whole genome shotgun sequence:
- the LOC142224203 gene encoding uncharacterized protein LOC142224203 codes for MGFRLMILMVMGLGAMYMLHLLAQDWDKIRQPLPPRVSRLLTSASIGLNNYLTRGRRDLNNLRRIPRLSQQQQYAMKINSTENVIDWKRILSRDPLECLQSLVCQLMSGAETNSQESVMICDFLEENISIAPAKIGRAFSRGLAFRGQTERCYDEYPFCWYSAKTMMRILKWFADTVNNESGT; via the exons ATGGGGTTTAG aCTTATGATTTTAATGGTTATGGGCCTTGGAGCCATGTATATGCTACATTTGCTAGCACAAGATTGGGATAAAATTCGCCAGCCTTTACCTCCTCGTGTTTCGCGACTACTCACCAGTGCCAGTATCGGTCTTAATAATTACTTAACTCGTGGTAGACGTGATCTTAACAATCTGAGACGGATACCCAGATtgtctcaacaacaacaatatgcaatgaaaataaattccACTGAAAATGTCATTGATTGGAAACGCATCCTTTCGCGTGATCCTTTGGAATGTCTACAATCGTTGGTGTGTCAATTAATGTCTGGAGCCGAAACCAACTCTCAAGAGTCCGTAATGATATGCGATTTCTTGGAAGAAAATATTAGTATAGCTCCAGCCAAAATTGGACGTGCTTTTAGTCGGGGTCTAGCATTTCGTGGTCAAACAGAACGTTGCTACGATGAATATCCCTTTTGTTGGTATTCAGCTAAAACAATGATGAGAATACTCAAGTGGTTTGCTGATACAGTAAACAATGAGAGTGGTACGTAA
- the heix gene encoding ubiA prenyltransferase domain-containing heix, with protein sequence MESESVTESLLQKRAAASSMINGTATDGSANGKVHRNTNISSSANVSTTGTFMKLKTYLLALRPWSLSASLVPTLLGSALAFRSQWAADFSFITLFLTIFTVVTVHCAGNVVNTYFDFIKGIDKQKADDRTLVDHILTKDEVVSLGAILYMAGCVGFICLAILSPAKMEHLALIYFGGLSSSFLYTGGVGFKYIALGDLVILVLFGPISVLFAFMSQTGHVDWTTIYFAIPLALNTEAILHSNNTRDVENDRKAGIITLAILIGRTASHVLYALLLFTPYSVFVVYAMKYSVWFLLPLVTVPQAFRIEKQFRNEHTMSKVPRQTAKLNFFFGILYVVACCCASQLPSFAYTKH encoded by the exons ATGGAAAGTGAATCTGTTACAGAAAGTCTACTTCAAAAACGCGCTGCCGCATCATCCATGATCAATGGGACAGCCACAGATGGATCTGCAAATGGCAAAGTTCACAGAAACACAAATATATCATCTTCAGCCAATGTTTCTACCACCGGAACTTTTATGAAACTTAAAACGTATCTACTAGCTTTAAGACCATGGTCATTATCGGCTAGTTTAGTACCAACATTGTTGGGATCAGCTTTGGCCTTCCGTTCACAGTGGGCAGCAGATTTCTCTTTCATCACACTGTTTCTTACCATTTTCACTGTAGTTACGGTTCATTGTGCCGGTAATGTGGTTAATACATATTTTGATTTTATCAAAGGAATTGATAAACAAAAAGCCGATGATCGTACATTAGTCGAtcatattttaacaaaagatGAG GTTGTCTCACTTGGTGCTATACTTTATATGGCTGGTTGTGTTGGTTTCATCTGTTTGGCCATATTAAGTCCAGCCAAAATGGAACATTTAGCTTTGATATACTTTGGGGGGCTCTCATCAAGTTTCCTATATACAGGTGGTGTTGGTTTCAAGTATATCGCTTTAGGTGATTTGGTTATACTTGTATTATTTGGCCCAATATCAGTACTATTCGCCTTCATGTCACAAACGGGTCATGTTGATTGGACTACGATTTATTTTGCCATACCATTAGCGTTAAATACTGAAGCTATACTGCACAGTAATAATACACGAGATGTGGAAAACGATCGCAAAGCTGGCATTATAACATTAGCTATTCTAATCGGACGTACAGCTTCCCATGTCCTTTATGCATTACTTTTATTCACACCCTATAGCGTTTTTGTGGTTTACGCTATGAAGTATTCCGTGTGGTTCTTATTGCCTTTGGTCACAGTACCACAAGCTTTTCGCATTGAAAAGCAATTTCGCAATGAACATACTATGTCCAAAGTGCCCAGACAAACGgccaaattgaatttcttttttgGCATTCTTTATGTGGTGGCTTGCTGTTGTGCCTCCCAATTGCCCAGCTTTGCATATACAAAACATTAG
- the Cyp303a1 gene encoding putative cytochrome P450 303a1 has translation MFYAVTFFTILILIFLLWDVRKPDRFPPGPKWYPIVGCAIQIYQLRSKFGLFCKVVDELAKHYVNPYGLYGLKIGRDKLVIAYYNDTIQEMMTNEDMDGKPDGIFYRTRTFNSKIGILVTDEELWLEQRRFILRHLKDFGFARSGMIHGIQQECEHLLEDLKSMVRQHHGKKAEVAMVNIFTVHVLNNLWVMMSGKRYDRRSKEINNILQMFFELLQHIDMIGAMFSHFPFMRYIAPNYSGYTNFVESHERFYSFLRKEVEIHKETFRNYDVPRDLMDSYLREIEKPNHKPTFSEEQLMSVCLDLFLAGSETTNKSLGFAFLHMVRNPEIQERAFNEIKEVVGLERLPEWKDRLKLPYCEGIVLEGVRFFMGNTFGIPHRALCDTRLAGYEIPKDTMVVACFRGMLMNPVNFPQPNKFMPERYLVDGNLKVPEFHSPFGYGRHRCMGEILARQTMFMFVTTVLQNFRFEPLPGPLPDDEPLDGVTSSVKPYMAYMIPRPGVID, from the coding sequence ATGTTCTATGCTGTCACATTTTTTACAATCCTCATTTTAATATTCCTTTTGTGGGATGTACGAAAGCCTGATCGTTTCCCGCCAGGACCAAAATGGTACCCCATTGTGGGTTGTGCAATTCAAATCTATCAGTTACGCTCCAAATTCGGTCTCTTTTGCAAAGTTGTCGATGAACTGGCCAAACATTATGTGAATCCCTATGGCCTGTATGGTCTTAAGATCGGAAGAGATAAACTGGTGATAGCCTATTATAATGATACCATACAGGAAATGATGACCAATGAAGATATGGATGGCAAGCCGGATGGTATATTTTATCGCACGCGTACTTTCAATTCCAAGATTGGAATCTTGGTAACCGATGAGGAACTTTGGCTTGAACAGAGAAGATTCATACTGAGACATCTCAAGGATTTCGGTTTTGCCCGCAGTGGCATGATTCATGGCATTCAACAGGAATGTGAACATCTTTTGGAAGATTTAAAATCTATGGTACGACAACATCATGGCAAAAAGGCTGAAGTTGCTATGGTCAATATTTTCACCGTCCATGTTTTGAATAATCTATGGGTAATGATGTCAGGCAAACGCTACGATCGACGCAGTAAAGAGATCAACAATATATTGCAAATGTTCTTTGAGTTATTGCAGCATATTGATATGATTGGTGCCATGTTTAGCCACTTTCCATTTATGCGCTATATAGCTCCCAATTATTCCGGCTATACCAACTTTGTGGAGAGTCATGAACGTTTCTATAGCTTTTTACGCAAAGAAGTGGAAATACACAAGGAGACATTTAGAAACTACGATGTGCCACGAGATTTGATGGATTCATATCTGAGGGAGATCGAGAAACCAAACCACAAGCCCACGTTTTCTGAAGAACAGTTAATGTCGGTTTGTCTAGATCTATTTTTGGCTGGATCCGAGACCACGAACAAAAGTTTGGGATTTGCTTTTCTTCATATGGTTCGTAATCCCGAGATACAAGAGAGAGCTTTCAATGAAATAAAAGAGGTTGTGGGCCTTGAACGTCTTCCCGAATGGAAGGATCGCCTGAAGTTACCATATTGCGAAGGCATTGTACTGGAGGGTGTTCGTTTCTTTATGGGCAAtacatttggtataccacatcgtGCTTTGTGCGACACCCGCTTAGCAGGCTATGAAATACCCAAGGATACCATGGTGGTTGCATGCTTCCGTGGCATGTTAATGAATCCTGTTAATTTTCCTCAGCCCAATAAATTCATGCCGGAGCGATATTTAGTGGATGGCAATTTAAAAGTCCCGGAATTTCATAGTCCCTTTGGATATGGTCGTCATCGTTGTATGGGTGAAATATTGGCCAGACAAACCATGTTTATGTTCGTAACAACAGTGTTACAAAATTTCCGTTTTGAACCTCTACCTGGTCCATTGCCAGACGATGAGCCATTGGATGGTGTCACATCATCGGTGAAACCGTATATGGCATATATGATACCCCGTCCTGGTGTTATAGATTAA